One Microplitis demolitor isolate Queensland-Clemson2020A chromosome 2, iyMicDemo2.1a, whole genome shotgun sequence DNA segment encodes these proteins:
- the LOC103571628 gene encoding cyclic AMP-responsive element-binding protein 1 isoform X1 — MESMVEENGSAVDPLSPDSHSGDSAPAIATSVQSLSRSQQQTHHLVASTSIVHLTLPTSGTTQVQSVIQPNHQSVIQSATNIQPVAISKGNVILVSKPNSVIQSAQGSLQTLQVVETASDDSFSDEESPKKRRDLLTRRASYRKILNDLSASEIAAGPLPPLESSLECDSNVDSDMSSHSLQYQTVIPAGTIQIATQGEGVPGLHTLTMSNATTAGGTIVQYAQGQDTQFFVPEYTGHGVVVEDAARKREMRLQKNREAARECRRKKKEYIKCLENRVAVLENRNQTLIDELKTLKELYQHQQKAE; from the exons ATGGAAAGTATGGTCGAAGAAAACGGATCAGCCGTTGACCCATTGTCGCCGGATTCACACAGTGGTGATTCGGCTCCAGCAATCGCTACCTCGGTACAATCATTGAGTAGATCTCAACAGCAAACACATCATCTGGTAGCCTCCACCAGCATTGTGCATCTGACATTACCCACGTCGGGGACAACTCAG GTACAATCAGTTATTCAACCAAATCATCAATCTGTGATCCAGAGTGCTACTAATATACAACCGGTAGCTATTTCAAAAGGAAATGTTATACTCGTTAGTAAACCGAATTCTGTTATACAATCAGCGCAAGGGAGTTTACAAACATTACAG GTTGTCGAAACAGCCAGTGATGACAGTTTTTCAGATGAAGAGTCACCTAAAAAACGACGAGATTTGCTGACAAGAAGAGCTTCGTATCGCAAAATCCTAAACGATTTAAGTGCCAGTGAAATAGCCG CGGGTCCTTTGCCTCCCCTTGAATCCTCCCTAGAGTGTGATTCTAACGTGGACAGTGACATGTCTTCTCATTCACTGCAATACCAAACAG taaTACCGGCGGGAACAATACAAATAGCTACCCAGGGGGAGGGTGTGCCAGGGCTTCATACGCTGACAATGAGCAATGCAACAACGGCAGGAGGTACAATAGTGCAGTATGCACAGGGCCAGGATACACAATTTTTTGTCCCAG AGTATACAGGCCACGGTGTTGTTGTTGAAGATGCAGCCAGGAAACGGGAGATGAGGTTGCAGAAAAATAg agaAGCGGCGCGTGAAtgtcgaagaaaaaaaaaagaatatattaAGTGTCTGGAAAACAGAGTAGCTGTATTAGAAAACAGAAACCAAACGCTCATTGACGAGCTTAAAACACTGAAAGAATTGTATCAGCATCAGCAGAAAGCTGAATGA
- the LOC103571628 gene encoding cyclic AMP-responsive element-binding protein 1 isoform X2 yields the protein MESMVEENGSAVDPLSPDSHSGDSAPAIATSVQSLSRSQQQTHHLVASTSIVHLTLPTSGTTQVQSVIQPNHQSVIQSATNIQPVAISKGNVILVSKPNSVIQSAQGSLQTLQVVETASDDSFSDEESPKKRRDLLTRRASYRKILNDLSASEIAAGPLPPLESSLECDSNVDSDMSSHSLQYQTVIPAGTIQIATQGEGVPGLHTLTMSNATTAGGTIVQYAQGQDTQFFVPGHGVVVEDAARKREMRLQKNREAARECRRKKKEYIKCLENRVAVLENRNQTLIDELKTLKELYQHQQKAE from the exons ATGGAAAGTATGGTCGAAGAAAACGGATCAGCCGTTGACCCATTGTCGCCGGATTCACACAGTGGTGATTCGGCTCCAGCAATCGCTACCTCGGTACAATCATTGAGTAGATCTCAACAGCAAACACATCATCTGGTAGCCTCCACCAGCATTGTGCATCTGACATTACCCACGTCGGGGACAACTCAG GTACAATCAGTTATTCAACCAAATCATCAATCTGTGATCCAGAGTGCTACTAATATACAACCGGTAGCTATTTCAAAAGGAAATGTTATACTCGTTAGTAAACCGAATTCTGTTATACAATCAGCGCAAGGGAGTTTACAAACATTACAG GTTGTCGAAACAGCCAGTGATGACAGTTTTTCAGATGAAGAGTCACCTAAAAAACGACGAGATTTGCTGACAAGAAGAGCTTCGTATCGCAAAATCCTAAACGATTTAAGTGCCAGTGAAATAGCCG CGGGTCCTTTGCCTCCCCTTGAATCCTCCCTAGAGTGTGATTCTAACGTGGACAGTGACATGTCTTCTCATTCACTGCAATACCAAACAG taaTACCGGCGGGAACAATACAAATAGCTACCCAGGGGGAGGGTGTGCCAGGGCTTCATACGCTGACAATGAGCAATGCAACAACGGCAGGAGGTACAATAGTGCAGTATGCACAGGGCCAGGATACACAATTTTTTGTCCCAG GCCACGGTGTTGTTGTTGAAGATGCAGCCAGGAAACGGGAGATGAGGTTGCAGAAAAATAg agaAGCGGCGCGTGAAtgtcgaagaaaaaaaaaagaatatattaAGTGTCTGGAAAACAGAGTAGCTGTATTAGAAAACAGAAACCAAACGCTCATTGACGAGCTTAAAACACTGAAAGAATTGTATCAGCATCAGCAGAAAGCTGAATGA
- the LOC103571628 gene encoding cyclic AMP response element-binding protein B isoform X8 — protein sequence MESMVEENGSAVDPLSPDSHSGDSAPAIATSVQSLSRSQQQTHHLVASTSIVHLTLPTSGTTQVQSVIQPNHQSVIQSATNIQPVAISKGNVILVSKPNSVIQSAQGSLQTLQVVETASDDSFSDEESPKKRRDLLTRRASYRKILNDLSASEIAAGPLPPLESSLECDSNVDSDMSSHSLQYQTGHGVVVEDAARKREMRLQKNREAARECRRKKKEYIKCLENRVAVLENRNQTLIDELKTLKELYQHQQKAE from the exons ATGGAAAGTATGGTCGAAGAAAACGGATCAGCCGTTGACCCATTGTCGCCGGATTCACACAGTGGTGATTCGGCTCCAGCAATCGCTACCTCGGTACAATCATTGAGTAGATCTCAACAGCAAACACATCATCTGGTAGCCTCCACCAGCATTGTGCATCTGACATTACCCACGTCGGGGACAACTCAG GTACAATCAGTTATTCAACCAAATCATCAATCTGTGATCCAGAGTGCTACTAATATACAACCGGTAGCTATTTCAAAAGGAAATGTTATACTCGTTAGTAAACCGAATTCTGTTATACAATCAGCGCAAGGGAGTTTACAAACATTACAG GTTGTCGAAACAGCCAGTGATGACAGTTTTTCAGATGAAGAGTCACCTAAAAAACGACGAGATTTGCTGACAAGAAGAGCTTCGTATCGCAAAATCCTAAACGATTTAAGTGCCAGTGAAATAGCCG CGGGTCCTTTGCCTCCCCTTGAATCCTCCCTAGAGTGTGATTCTAACGTGGACAGTGACATGTCTTCTCATTCACTGCAATACCAAACAG GCCACGGTGTTGTTGTTGAAGATGCAGCCAGGAAACGGGAGATGAGGTTGCAGAAAAATAg agaAGCGGCGCGTGAAtgtcgaagaaaaaaaaaagaatatattaAGTGTCTGGAAAACAGAGTAGCTGTATTAGAAAACAGAAACCAAACGCTCATTGACGAGCTTAAAACACTGAAAGAATTGTATCAGCATCAGCAGAAAGCTGAATGA
- the LOC103571628 gene encoding cyclic AMP response element-binding protein B isoform X7: MESMVEENGSAVDPLSPDSHSGDSAPAIATSVQSLSRSQQQTHHLVASTSIVHLTLPTSGTTQVQSVIQPNHQSVIQSATNIQPVAISKGNVILVSKPNSVIQSAQGSLQTLQVVETASDDSFSDEESPKKRRDLLTRRASYRKILNDLSASEIAAGPLPPLESSLECDSNVDSDMSSHSLQYQTEYTGHGVVVEDAARKREMRLQKNREAARECRRKKKEYIKCLENRVAVLENRNQTLIDELKTLKELYQHQQKAE; this comes from the exons ATGGAAAGTATGGTCGAAGAAAACGGATCAGCCGTTGACCCATTGTCGCCGGATTCACACAGTGGTGATTCGGCTCCAGCAATCGCTACCTCGGTACAATCATTGAGTAGATCTCAACAGCAAACACATCATCTGGTAGCCTCCACCAGCATTGTGCATCTGACATTACCCACGTCGGGGACAACTCAG GTACAATCAGTTATTCAACCAAATCATCAATCTGTGATCCAGAGTGCTACTAATATACAACCGGTAGCTATTTCAAAAGGAAATGTTATACTCGTTAGTAAACCGAATTCTGTTATACAATCAGCGCAAGGGAGTTTACAAACATTACAG GTTGTCGAAACAGCCAGTGATGACAGTTTTTCAGATGAAGAGTCACCTAAAAAACGACGAGATTTGCTGACAAGAAGAGCTTCGTATCGCAAAATCCTAAACGATTTAAGTGCCAGTGAAATAGCCG CGGGTCCTTTGCCTCCCCTTGAATCCTCCCTAGAGTGTGATTCTAACGTGGACAGTGACATGTCTTCTCATTCACTGCAATACCAAACAG AGTATACAGGCCACGGTGTTGTTGTTGAAGATGCAGCCAGGAAACGGGAGATGAGGTTGCAGAAAAATAg agaAGCGGCGCGTGAAtgtcgaagaaaaaaaaaagaatatattaAGTGTCTGGAAAACAGAGTAGCTGTATTAGAAAACAGAAACCAAACGCTCATTGACGAGCTTAAAACACTGAAAGAATTGTATCAGCATCAGCAGAAAGCTGAATGA
- the LOC103571628 gene encoding cyclic AMP-responsive element-binding protein 1 isoform X4 has protein sequence MESMVEENGSAVDPLSPDSHSGDSAPAIATSVQSVIQPNHQSVIQSATNIQPVAISKGNVILVSKPNSVIQSAQGSLQTLQVVETASDDSFSDEESPKKRRDLLTRRASYRKILNDLSASEIAAGPLPPLESSLECDSNVDSDMSSHSLQYQTVIPAGTIQIATQGEGVPGLHTLTMSNATTAGGTIVQYAQGQDTQFFVPEYTGHGVVVEDAARKREMRLQKNREAARECRRKKKEYIKCLENRVAVLENRNQTLIDELKTLKELYQHQQKAE, from the exons ATGGAAAGTATGGTCGAAGAAAACGGATCAGCCGTTGACCCATTGTCGCCGGATTCACACAGTGGTGATTCGGCTCCAGCAATCGCTACCTCG GTACAATCAGTTATTCAACCAAATCATCAATCTGTGATCCAGAGTGCTACTAATATACAACCGGTAGCTATTTCAAAAGGAAATGTTATACTCGTTAGTAAACCGAATTCTGTTATACAATCAGCGCAAGGGAGTTTACAAACATTACAG GTTGTCGAAACAGCCAGTGATGACAGTTTTTCAGATGAAGAGTCACCTAAAAAACGACGAGATTTGCTGACAAGAAGAGCTTCGTATCGCAAAATCCTAAACGATTTAAGTGCCAGTGAAATAGCCG CGGGTCCTTTGCCTCCCCTTGAATCCTCCCTAGAGTGTGATTCTAACGTGGACAGTGACATGTCTTCTCATTCACTGCAATACCAAACAG taaTACCGGCGGGAACAATACAAATAGCTACCCAGGGGGAGGGTGTGCCAGGGCTTCATACGCTGACAATGAGCAATGCAACAACGGCAGGAGGTACAATAGTGCAGTATGCACAGGGCCAGGATACACAATTTTTTGTCCCAG AGTATACAGGCCACGGTGTTGTTGTTGAAGATGCAGCCAGGAAACGGGAGATGAGGTTGCAGAAAAATAg agaAGCGGCGCGTGAAtgtcgaagaaaaaaaaaagaatatattaAGTGTCTGGAAAACAGAGTAGCTGTATTAGAAAACAGAAACCAAACGCTCATTGACGAGCTTAAAACACTGAAAGAATTGTATCAGCATCAGCAGAAAGCTGAATGA
- the LOC103571628 gene encoding cyclic AMP response element-binding protein B isoform X10 yields MESMVEENGSAVDPLSPDSHSGDSAPAIATSVQSLSRSQQQTHHLVASTSIVHLTLPTSGTTQVQSVIQPNHQSVIQSATNIQPVAISKGNVILVSKPNSVIQSAQGSLQTLQVVETASDDSFSDEESPKKRRDLLTRRASYRKILNDLSASEIAEYTGHGVVVEDAARKREMRLQKNREAARECRRKKKEYIKCLENRVAVLENRNQTLIDELKTLKELYQHQQKAE; encoded by the exons ATGGAAAGTATGGTCGAAGAAAACGGATCAGCCGTTGACCCATTGTCGCCGGATTCACACAGTGGTGATTCGGCTCCAGCAATCGCTACCTCGGTACAATCATTGAGTAGATCTCAACAGCAAACACATCATCTGGTAGCCTCCACCAGCATTGTGCATCTGACATTACCCACGTCGGGGACAACTCAG GTACAATCAGTTATTCAACCAAATCATCAATCTGTGATCCAGAGTGCTACTAATATACAACCGGTAGCTATTTCAAAAGGAAATGTTATACTCGTTAGTAAACCGAATTCTGTTATACAATCAGCGCAAGGGAGTTTACAAACATTACAG GTTGTCGAAACAGCCAGTGATGACAGTTTTTCAGATGAAGAGTCACCTAAAAAACGACGAGATTTGCTGACAAGAAGAGCTTCGTATCGCAAAATCCTAAACGATTTAAGTGCCAGTGAAATAGCCG AGTATACAGGCCACGGTGTTGTTGTTGAAGATGCAGCCAGGAAACGGGAGATGAGGTTGCAGAAAAATAg agaAGCGGCGCGTGAAtgtcgaagaaaaaaaaaagaatatattaAGTGTCTGGAAAACAGAGTAGCTGTATTAGAAAACAGAAACCAAACGCTCATTGACGAGCTTAAAACACTGAAAGAATTGTATCAGCATCAGCAGAAAGCTGAATGA
- the LOC103571628 gene encoding cyclic AMP-responsive element-binding protein 1 isoform X9, producing MESMVEENGSAVDPLSPDSHSGDSAPAIATSVQSVIQPNHQSVIQSATNIQPVAISKGNVILVSKPNSVIQSAQGSLQTLQVVETASDDSFSDEESPKKRRDLLTRRASYRKILNDLSASEIAVIPAGTIQIATQGEGVPGLHTLTMSNATTAGGTIVQYAQGQDTQFFVPEYTGHGVVVEDAARKREMRLQKNREAARECRRKKKEYIKCLENRVAVLENRNQTLIDELKTLKELYQHQQKAE from the exons ATGGAAAGTATGGTCGAAGAAAACGGATCAGCCGTTGACCCATTGTCGCCGGATTCACACAGTGGTGATTCGGCTCCAGCAATCGCTACCTCG GTACAATCAGTTATTCAACCAAATCATCAATCTGTGATCCAGAGTGCTACTAATATACAACCGGTAGCTATTTCAAAAGGAAATGTTATACTCGTTAGTAAACCGAATTCTGTTATACAATCAGCGCAAGGGAGTTTACAAACATTACAG GTTGTCGAAACAGCCAGTGATGACAGTTTTTCAGATGAAGAGTCACCTAAAAAACGACGAGATTTGCTGACAAGAAGAGCTTCGTATCGCAAAATCCTAAACGATTTAAGTGCCAGTGAAATAGCCG taaTACCGGCGGGAACAATACAAATAGCTACCCAGGGGGAGGGTGTGCCAGGGCTTCATACGCTGACAATGAGCAATGCAACAACGGCAGGAGGTACAATAGTGCAGTATGCACAGGGCCAGGATACACAATTTTTTGTCCCAG AGTATACAGGCCACGGTGTTGTTGTTGAAGATGCAGCCAGGAAACGGGAGATGAGGTTGCAGAAAAATAg agaAGCGGCGCGTGAAtgtcgaagaaaaaaaaaagaatatattaAGTGTCTGGAAAACAGAGTAGCTGTATTAGAAAACAGAAACCAAACGCTCATTGACGAGCTTAAAACACTGAAAGAATTGTATCAGCATCAGCAGAAAGCTGAATGA
- the LOC103571628 gene encoding cyclic AMP-responsive element-binding protein 1 isoform X6, with protein MESMVEENGSAVDPLSPDSHSGDSAPAIATSVQSVIQPNHQSVIQSATNIQPVAISKGNVILVSKPNSVIQSAQGSLQTLQVVETASDDSFSDEESPKKRRDLLTRRASYRKILNDLSASEIAAGPLPPLESSLECDSNVDSDMSSHSLQYQTVIPAGTIQIATQGEGVPGLHTLTMSNATTAGGTIVQYAQGQDTQFFVPGHGVVVEDAARKREMRLQKNREAARECRRKKKEYIKCLENRVAVLENRNQTLIDELKTLKELYQHQQKAE; from the exons ATGGAAAGTATGGTCGAAGAAAACGGATCAGCCGTTGACCCATTGTCGCCGGATTCACACAGTGGTGATTCGGCTCCAGCAATCGCTACCTCG GTACAATCAGTTATTCAACCAAATCATCAATCTGTGATCCAGAGTGCTACTAATATACAACCGGTAGCTATTTCAAAAGGAAATGTTATACTCGTTAGTAAACCGAATTCTGTTATACAATCAGCGCAAGGGAGTTTACAAACATTACAG GTTGTCGAAACAGCCAGTGATGACAGTTTTTCAGATGAAGAGTCACCTAAAAAACGACGAGATTTGCTGACAAGAAGAGCTTCGTATCGCAAAATCCTAAACGATTTAAGTGCCAGTGAAATAGCCG CGGGTCCTTTGCCTCCCCTTGAATCCTCCCTAGAGTGTGATTCTAACGTGGACAGTGACATGTCTTCTCATTCACTGCAATACCAAACAG taaTACCGGCGGGAACAATACAAATAGCTACCCAGGGGGAGGGTGTGCCAGGGCTTCATACGCTGACAATGAGCAATGCAACAACGGCAGGAGGTACAATAGTGCAGTATGCACAGGGCCAGGATACACAATTTTTTGTCCCAG GCCACGGTGTTGTTGTTGAAGATGCAGCCAGGAAACGGGAGATGAGGTTGCAGAAAAATAg agaAGCGGCGCGTGAAtgtcgaagaaaaaaaaaagaatatattaAGTGTCTGGAAAACAGAGTAGCTGTATTAGAAAACAGAAACCAAACGCTCATTGACGAGCTTAAAACACTGAAAGAATTGTATCAGCATCAGCAGAAAGCTGAATGA
- the LOC103571628 gene encoding cyclic AMP-responsive element-binding protein 1 isoform X5, translated as MESMVEENGSAVDPLSPDSHSGDSAPAIATSVQSLSRSQQQTHHLVASTSIVHLTLPTSGTTQVQSVIQPNHQSVIQSATNIQPVAISKGNVILVSKPNSVIQSAQGSLQTLQVVETASDDSFSDEESPKKRRDLLTRRASYRKILNDLSASEIAVIPAGTIQIATQGEGVPGLHTLTMSNATTAGGTIVQYAQGQDTQFFVPGHGVVVEDAARKREMRLQKNREAARECRRKKKEYIKCLENRVAVLENRNQTLIDELKTLKELYQHQQKAE; from the exons ATGGAAAGTATGGTCGAAGAAAACGGATCAGCCGTTGACCCATTGTCGCCGGATTCACACAGTGGTGATTCGGCTCCAGCAATCGCTACCTCGGTACAATCATTGAGTAGATCTCAACAGCAAACACATCATCTGGTAGCCTCCACCAGCATTGTGCATCTGACATTACCCACGTCGGGGACAACTCAG GTACAATCAGTTATTCAACCAAATCATCAATCTGTGATCCAGAGTGCTACTAATATACAACCGGTAGCTATTTCAAAAGGAAATGTTATACTCGTTAGTAAACCGAATTCTGTTATACAATCAGCGCAAGGGAGTTTACAAACATTACAG GTTGTCGAAACAGCCAGTGATGACAGTTTTTCAGATGAAGAGTCACCTAAAAAACGACGAGATTTGCTGACAAGAAGAGCTTCGTATCGCAAAATCCTAAACGATTTAAGTGCCAGTGAAATAGCCG taaTACCGGCGGGAACAATACAAATAGCTACCCAGGGGGAGGGTGTGCCAGGGCTTCATACGCTGACAATGAGCAATGCAACAACGGCAGGAGGTACAATAGTGCAGTATGCACAGGGCCAGGATACACAATTTTTTGTCCCAG GCCACGGTGTTGTTGTTGAAGATGCAGCCAGGAAACGGGAGATGAGGTTGCAGAAAAATAg agaAGCGGCGCGTGAAtgtcgaagaaaaaaaaaagaatatattaAGTGTCTGGAAAACAGAGTAGCTGTATTAGAAAACAGAAACCAAACGCTCATTGACGAGCTTAAAACACTGAAAGAATTGTATCAGCATCAGCAGAAAGCTGAATGA
- the LOC103571628 gene encoding cyclic AMP-responsive element-binding protein 1 isoform X3 encodes MESMVEENGSAVDPLSPDSHSGDSAPAIATSVQSLSRSQQQTHHLVASTSIVHLTLPTSGTTQVQSVIQPNHQSVIQSATNIQPVAISKGNVILVSKPNSVIQSAQGSLQTLQVVETASDDSFSDEESPKKRRDLLTRRASYRKILNDLSASEIAVIPAGTIQIATQGEGVPGLHTLTMSNATTAGGTIVQYAQGQDTQFFVPEYTGHGVVVEDAARKREMRLQKNREAARECRRKKKEYIKCLENRVAVLENRNQTLIDELKTLKELYQHQQKAE; translated from the exons ATGGAAAGTATGGTCGAAGAAAACGGATCAGCCGTTGACCCATTGTCGCCGGATTCACACAGTGGTGATTCGGCTCCAGCAATCGCTACCTCGGTACAATCATTGAGTAGATCTCAACAGCAAACACATCATCTGGTAGCCTCCACCAGCATTGTGCATCTGACATTACCCACGTCGGGGACAACTCAG GTACAATCAGTTATTCAACCAAATCATCAATCTGTGATCCAGAGTGCTACTAATATACAACCGGTAGCTATTTCAAAAGGAAATGTTATACTCGTTAGTAAACCGAATTCTGTTATACAATCAGCGCAAGGGAGTTTACAAACATTACAG GTTGTCGAAACAGCCAGTGATGACAGTTTTTCAGATGAAGAGTCACCTAAAAAACGACGAGATTTGCTGACAAGAAGAGCTTCGTATCGCAAAATCCTAAACGATTTAAGTGCCAGTGAAATAGCCG taaTACCGGCGGGAACAATACAAATAGCTACCCAGGGGGAGGGTGTGCCAGGGCTTCATACGCTGACAATGAGCAATGCAACAACGGCAGGAGGTACAATAGTGCAGTATGCACAGGGCCAGGATACACAATTTTTTGTCCCAG AGTATACAGGCCACGGTGTTGTTGTTGAAGATGCAGCCAGGAAACGGGAGATGAGGTTGCAGAAAAATAg agaAGCGGCGCGTGAAtgtcgaagaaaaaaaaaagaatatattaAGTGTCTGGAAAACAGAGTAGCTGTATTAGAAAACAGAAACCAAACGCTCATTGACGAGCTTAAAACACTGAAAGAATTGTATCAGCATCAGCAGAAAGCTGAATGA
- the LOC103571625 gene encoding probable allantoinase 1: protein MSSEIKAFVSQRTVLDDEVSPAIVVVLNEKIHEVICGDINEKIKHVKNKYSGIIIEDFGSNVLMPGLVDSHVHIDDPGRTQWEEFKTATKAAAAGGVTTIIDMPLNSIPPTTTVDNLKVKIKSAEGNVFVDVGFWGGVVPGNTNELKKMVEAGVVGFKCFLIPSGTEEFKHVTLPEVEEALRELQTTSAVLAFHAELEDKVSVEGMDPTLYKTFLHSRPSSMEVRAIEAVSSLCKKYNVRCHIVHLSASEALDIVSEAKKNNVPLTAETCYHYLTIIDDEIPNCDTRFKCCPPIRSKENREKLWKALENGVLDMIVSDHSPCTQDLKSNNFIDAWGGISSLQFGLPIIWTEAQRREINICKIARYISTNPANLCGLGKIKGRIYPGMDADFVVWDPESQLMVQKADILYKNKISPYEGKIFNGRVVSTILRGKFIYKNGRIAENSNGKLILNKPYS, encoded by the exons ATGTCTTCGGAGATTAAAGCTTTTGTATCACAGCGTACTGTTCTTGATGATGAAGTTTCACCAGCGATTGTCGttgttttaaatgaaaaaattcatgaagtAATTTGTGGtgatattaatgaaaaaattaaacatgtTAAGAAT AAATATTCTGGAATAATAATTGAAGATTTTGGATCAAATGTTTTAATGCCTGGTCTTGTGGATTCTCACGTTCATATCGATGATCCTGGACGTACACAGTGGGAAGAATTCAAAACAGCAACAAAAGCTGCCGCTGCTGGTGGAGTTACAACAATTATTGATATGCCACt CAATTCTATACCACCGACAACGACTGTCGATAAtttgaaagttaaaataaaatccgctGAAGGAAATGTATTTGTTGATGTTGGCTTTTGGGGTGGGGTTGTTCCTGGAAATAct aatgagttaaaaaaaatggtcgaAGCTGGCGTAGTTggtttcaaatgttttttaataccaAGCGGAACAGAAGAATTTAAACATGTTACTTTACCGGAAGTCGAAGAAGCTCTTAGAGAATTGCAAACAACTTCAGCTGTTCTTgcg TTTCATGCAGAATTAGAAGATAAAGTATCAGTAGAAGGAATGGATCCAACATTATACAAAACTTTTCTTCATTCACGTCCATCTAGTATGGAAGTACGTGCTATTGAAGCAGTTTCTTCGCTCTGTAAAAAATACAA CGTACGTTGTCATATTGTCCATTTATCAGCAAGTGAAGCTCTTGATATTGTATCAGAAGCTAAGAAAAACAATGTACCGCTAACTGCAGAAacttgttatcattatttaacaattattgatGATGAAATTCCTAATTGTGATACTAGATTCAAATGTTGCCCGCCAATTCGCTCAAAGGAAAATCGG gaAAAATTATGGAAAGCTTTGGAAAATGGAGTATTGGATATGATAGTTTCAGATCATTCACCTTGTACTCAAGATCTTaagagtaataattttattgatgctTGGGGTGGAATTTCTTCTTTGCaatttg gATTGCCGATAATTTGGACAGAAGCACAGCGAagggaaataaatatttgcaaaATCGCCCGTTACATATCAACAAATCCAGCAAATTTATGTGGACTAGGCAAAATAAAAGGACGAATTTATCCAGGAATGGATGCCGATTTCGTCGTATGGGACCCTGAGTCCCAGTTGATG GTACAAAAAGCGGATATATTATACAAGAATAAG atAAGTCCTTACGAAGGAAAGATATTTAATGGTCGCGTGGTATCGACAATTCTGCGTGGGAAATTCATCTACAAAAACGGTCGCATTGCTGAAAATTCAAACggaaaacttattttaaataaaccatACTCATAA